In Nostoc sp. GT001, a genomic segment contains:
- a CDS encoding efflux RND transporter permease subunit has protein sequence MNISELFIRRPIMTTLVMVGILIFGLIAYQQLPVSDLPNVDYPTLQVTANLPGASPETMAASVATPLEQQFSSIAGVSSMNSTSSLGSAQITLQFDLNRDIDGAAQDVQSAISKAAKQLPTNMPNPPSYRKVNPADQPVLYISLNSSILPLSTVDKYAETLLAQRLSMVDGVAQVQVFGSQKYAVRIQLDPESLSVKGIGIDEVATAIANGNVNLPTGTLYGKQQNSTIQANGQLNDAASYRSLNVAYQNGAPVQLGELGQVLDSVENDKIASWYFPVKKESRGAGEKSQSKVQNSGVRAIVLAIQRQPGTNTVQVVDAIKKLLPTFRTQIPAAVNMDILYDRSQSIRESVDDVQFTLLLTIALVVLVIFLFLRNISATVIPSLAVPLSIVATFGVMLLLGFSLDNLSLMALTLSVGFVVDDAVVMLENIVRHMEMGESRMEAALNGSKEIGFTILSMTISLVAVFIPILFMEGILGRLFREFAVTISVAILVSGVISLSLTPMLCSRFLSPPHHEEESEREQGSVGVGEQMSMEEILNSQSPVSNSLSPEEAPPSPAPSLQSRIKNFNRRLYNFSENIFNVILGGYDWSLKKSLKYHRTTMVISGAILVATVYLFIIVPKGFVPNADVGQITATTQASEDISFDEMVKHQQAVAAIAYRDPNVDSINSSVGAGGPNASANAGRLLIELKPRHKRRLSADEVVQELRPKLSVVPGIKVFLQNPPAINVGGQQTKAQYQFTLQTPNIQELYQYAPALEEKLRSLSDLQDVNSDLQIKNPQVKVDINRNQASALGLTANQIETALSNAYGTRQVSTIYAPDSQYQVIMGVEPKYQQNANALDLLSVRAPSGQLVPLNAVATLSKDVGPLTINHKGQLASVTFSFNLKPGVSLGNVTGKIEQLARQTLPPTISTAFQGSAQAFQSSIQGLGLLLLVAILVIYIVLGILYENFIHPLTILSSLPSAGFGAILTLLLFQVDLNIYAFVGIILLVGIVKKNGIMMVDFAIIARQNGKTPYEAIYEACLVRFRPIMMTTMAALMGTLPIALGLGAGADTRRPLGLAVVGGLVFSQFLTLYLTPVFYTYMESWQTKLKKRNWRKQPI, from the coding sequence ATGAACATTTCCGAGCTATTTATCCGGCGTCCAATCATGACGACTCTAGTTATGGTTGGCATTTTGATATTTGGGCTGATCGCTTACCAACAGCTACCCGTTAGCGACTTACCCAATGTAGATTATCCAACACTCCAGGTAACAGCTAATCTGCCCGGAGCTAGTCCCGAAACGATGGCTGCCTCAGTTGCAACTCCCTTAGAGCAGCAGTTTTCTAGCATCGCGGGAGTGAGTTCGATGAACTCTACCAGTTCTTTGGGTAGTGCGCAGATTACGCTGCAATTTGACCTAAATCGGGATATAGACGGGGCAGCCCAAGATGTGCAATCTGCTATTTCTAAGGCAGCGAAGCAGTTGCCTACGAATATGCCTAATCCGCCATCTTATCGAAAGGTAAATCCGGCGGATCAACCAGTGCTTTATATCTCCCTGAATTCGTCTATTTTGCCTCTGTCAACTGTAGATAAGTATGCTGAGACATTGCTGGCACAACGTCTATCAATGGTAGATGGGGTGGCGCAAGTGCAGGTTTTTGGTTCTCAAAAGTATGCGGTACGAATTCAGCTTGACCCCGAATCACTTAGTGTAAAGGGAATAGGAATTGATGAAGTAGCAACTGCGATCGCTAACGGAAATGTCAATCTACCTACTGGGACACTTTACGGTAAGCAGCAGAATTCTACCATCCAAGCAAATGGTCAACTCAACGATGCCGCCAGCTATCGCTCCCTAAATGTGGCTTATCAAAACGGCGCACCAGTGCAGTTAGGTGAACTAGGTCAAGTTCTGGACAGCGTGGAAAATGATAAGATTGCAAGTTGGTATTTTCCTGTCAAGAAGGAGAGTAGGGGAGCAGGGGAGAAGTCGCAATCTAAAGTCCAAAATTCTGGCGTGCGGGCGATCGTTTTGGCAATTCAGCGGCAACCGGGAACTAATACTGTTCAAGTAGTGGATGCAATCAAGAAACTGTTACCCACCTTTCGGACACAGATTCCGGCGGCTGTGAACATGGATATTCTCTACGATCGCTCCCAGTCAATTCGCGAGTCGGTGGATGATGTACAATTCACGCTGTTACTCACTATCGCTCTGGTGGTGTTGGTAATCTTTCTGTTTCTCCGCAATATCTCTGCAACAGTCATTCCCAGTTTGGCAGTGCCGCTTTCGATCGTAGCGACTTTTGGGGTTATGCTGTTGCTAGGCTTCTCCCTCGATAACTTGTCACTGATGGCGTTGACTCTTTCAGTCGGTTTCGTAGTTGATGATGCCGTAGTCATGCTGGAGAATATTGTCCGCCACATGGAAATGGGTGAAAGCCGTATGGAAGCAGCCCTAAATGGTTCTAAAGAAATTGGTTTCACAATTTTATCTATGACCATTTCTTTAGTAGCAGTATTTATCCCGATACTTTTCATGGAAGGCATTCTGGGGCGACTGTTCCGCGAGTTTGCTGTGACTATTAGCGTTGCAATCTTGGTATCTGGCGTAATTTCCCTCAGCTTAACGCCAATGCTGTGTTCCAGATTCTTGAGTCCACCTCATCATGAGGAAGAGAGTGAGAGGGAGCAGGGGAGCGTGGGAGTAGGGGAGCAGATGAGTATGGAAGAAATTCTTAATTCTCAGTCTCCAGTCTCTAATTCCTTATCCCCAGAGGAGGCTCCACCTTCCCCAGCACCTAGTCTTCAGTCCCGAATCAAAAATTTCAACCGTCGTCTTTATAACTTTTCAGAAAATATTTTTAATGTGATATTGGGCGGATACGATTGGAGTCTGAAGAAATCACTCAAGTATCACCGCACAACGATGGTGATTTCGGGAGCGATTCTTGTAGCGACAGTGTATCTATTTATCATTGTGCCTAAAGGGTTTGTTCCCAACGCAGATGTCGGACAAATTACGGCAACTACTCAGGCATCAGAAGATATATCCTTTGATGAGATGGTAAAACATCAACAGGCTGTAGCTGCGATCGCTTATCGCGATCCGAATGTCGATTCTATCAACTCTAGTGTCGGGGCTGGCGGGCCAAATGCTTCTGCTAACGCAGGACGACTTTTAATTGAACTCAAGCCTCGCCATAAGCGCCGTCTCAGCGCTGATGAAGTTGTCCAGGAACTCCGACCGAAGTTATCAGTTGTGCCTGGAATTAAGGTATTCTTACAAAATCCCCCAGCCATCAATGTGGGTGGACAACAGACAAAAGCGCAGTATCAATTTACTCTACAAACTCCCAATATTCAGGAACTTTACCAGTATGCTCCAGCTTTAGAAGAGAAATTGCGATCGCTCTCAGATTTACAAGATGTCAACAGCGATTTGCAAATCAAGAACCCCCAAGTCAAAGTAGACATCAACCGTAACCAAGCTTCGGCTCTAGGTTTAACCGCCAATCAAATCGAAACTGCCCTGAGTAATGCTTATGGTACTCGCCAAGTTTCTACCATCTACGCCCCCGATAGCCAATACCAAGTAATTATGGGCGTGGAACCAAAATATCAGCAAAATGCCAACGCCCTAGATTTACTCTCAGTTCGTGCCCCTAGCGGACAACTTGTACCTCTTAACGCTGTCGCAACCTTGAGCAAAGATGTGGGGCCGCTGACTATAAACCACAAAGGGCAACTAGCATCTGTCACCTTCTCCTTTAACCTCAAGCCAGGAGTTTCACTGGGTAACGTCACTGGGAAAATTGAGCAACTCGCCCGTCAAACACTGCCGCCTACTATTAGTACAGCTTTCCAAGGTTCGGCGCAAGCATTCCAATCTTCAATTCAGGGTTTAGGATTGCTACTACTAGTGGCTATTTTGGTGATTTATATCGTGTTGGGGATTCTCTACGAGAACTTCATTCACCCGCTAACAATCCTTTCTAGCTTACCCTCTGCTGGATTTGGAGCAATACTAACCCTGTTGCTGTTTCAAGTTGACTTGAATATTTACGCCTTCGTCGGCATTATCCTGCTAGTTGGGATTGTGAAGAAAAACGGGATCATGATGGTTGACTTTGCGATTATTGCTCGTCAAAACGGTAAAACCCCCTATGAAGCTATCTATGAAGCCTGCTTAGTGAGATTCCGTCCAATTATGATGACGACAATGGCAGCACTTATGGGTACGCTACCCATCGCCCTTGGTTTAGGAGCCGGAGCAGATACACGCCGTCCCCTTGGTTTAGCTGTAGTTGGGGGGTTAGTGTTCTCGCAGTTTCTCACACTTTATTTGACGCCCGTTTTCTACACCTACATGGAGTCTTGGCAAACCAAGCTGAAAAAACGCAACTGGCGCAAACAGCCAATTTGA